From Seriola aureovittata isolate HTS-2021-v1 ecotype China chromosome 20, ASM2101889v1, whole genome shotgun sequence, a single genomic window includes:
- the LOC130161297 gene encoding toll-like receptor 13, translating into MGPGVKENETTATEGRKQFQLIIFLCLLNISSFVVPVRGFAMKNCKISYNIAICVQSKLRAVPQDIPSTVKGFDLSANKISRVKISDFKNLPVLTKLELNRNFISQIDNGAFANLISLKKLNLNNNKLVELREDLFNGLSNLTELRINGNRIRAVASTSFKSMISLTFLDISQNKLHDIRKVHSIIQHLPQLRELYIQKNGFTTFHSWELTNSSLQLKYLDLSRNPMTVFQITADVLPNLTWFNVGGSSQKMRWDVHNKTFFSRVSTLDITGLQMSLNDMKTLLESVNSSLTCLRMNAMNHNFAALINISCSIPTLSKLQLRNYKLSSVSSDLIKLCINVTELDLAKNQIQNISDNTFRSIQRLRILDLSRNKLSSVPAATRNLPILQELDLSSNLISKLECDDFANQTMLRQLNLYQNSISALKGCVFKDLIRLQVLKLQSNQMSELHGAFNKHLPNLRQLLLNQNKLTAIKHGEFRGLQSLQNLSLHHNQIHQLEMGCFIGLMNLTDIQLQENRIKEDEINKGSFNDLINLRRLELRDNNIRYGNNSTLPNAPFSQLSRLDTLGIALQHGKGKSYLPHNFLQGLTNLRVFNTRNIQLLTLHKDTFIYTPQLQELDISTNEFRDLSPELFSPIPNLKSLYISKTILGSLEFLVNASLSKLEFLQARKNQYSVISEEIIKSVPALVYVDLQGNSFRCDCDNAWFLQWIENNNQTQVFDAYNFTCNYPVHLKGKELLELDISSCSVDIEFIYFISTTCTVLLFMVVSFTYHFLRWHLAYAYYLFLALLFDTKHKNKQAPKQYDAFISYNTHDEPWVVQELLPKLEGDQGWRLCLHHRDFEPGKPIIDNITDAIYGSRKTICVISRRYLESEWCSREIQVASFRLFDEQKDVLIMVFLEDIPTHELSPYYRMRKLLKKRTYLSWPRAEEHTELFWEKLRQALKTRDDPGEDIFQLTVVDAHWQ; encoded by the exons ATGGGTCCTGGAGTGAAAGAGAAcgaaacaacagcaacagaaggAAGAAAACAATTTCAACTCATCATTTTTCTGTGCTTGTTGAATATCAGCAGTTTTGTTGTTCCAGTCAGAGGATTTGCAATGAAGAATTGTAAAATCAGTTACAATATTGCCATATGTGTCCAGAGTAAACTCAGAGCTGTTCCTCAAGATATTCCCTCAACAGTAAAAGGTTTTGATTTGTCTGCAAACAAAATTTCAAGAGTAAAAATATCAGATTTCAAAAATCTACCAGTTTTGACAAAATTAGAACTAAATCGCAACTTCATTTCGCAGATAGATAACGGCGCCTTTGCCAATCTGATTTCCCTCAAGAAGTTAaatctaaataataataaacttgtTGAACTCAGAGAGGATCTTTTTAATGGTTTGAGCAACCTCACCGAGCTCAGGATTAATGGTAATCGCATCAGAGCTGTGGCGTCCACGTCTTTCAAGTCCATGATAAGCTTAACGTTTCTGGACATTTCTCAGAACAAACTGCACGACATAAGAAAAGTTCATTCAATAATACAGCATCTGCCGCAGCTACGAGAGTTGTACATTCAAAAGAACGGTTTTACCACTTTTCACTCGTGGGAACTGACAAACAGCTCGCTACAACTTAAATACCTTGATTTGTCTCGGAATCCTATGACAGTTTTTCAGATCACTGCAGATGTTTTACCAAATCTGACCTGGTTTAACGTCGGTGGCTCTTCCCAGAAGATGAGATGGGATGTGCATAACAAGACCTTCTTTAGTCGAGTGTCTACTCTAGACATTACCGGGcttcaaatgtctttaaatgacatgaaaacattactAGAGAGCGTAAACTCCTCACTAACGTGTCTGAGGATGAATGCAATGAATCATAACTTCGCAGCGCTCATCAACATTTCCTGTTCCATCCCAACATTGTCCAAACTGCAACTCCGCAATTACAAACTCAGCTCTGTCAGTTCTGATTTGATTAAGTTGTGCATCAATGTAACTGAGTTAGATTTAGCAAAgaatcaaatacaaaacatcagTGACAACACCTTCAGATCTATTCAGAGATTAAGGATCTTGGACCTGAGTCGCAACAAGCTTTCATCTGTTCCAGCTGCCACGAGGAATCTACCGATTCTTCAAGAGCTGGATCTGAGCTCTAATCTCATCAGCAAACTTGAATGTGACGATTTTGCCAATCAGACGATGCTTAGACAGCTCAACCTTTATCAGAATTCAATCTCAGCTCTAAAAGGCTGTGTTTTCAAGGATTTAATACGATTGCAAGTTTTGAAGTTGCAGAGCAACCAAATGTCCGAGTTACATGGTGCTTTCAACAAACACCTGCCAAATCTACGCCAACTGCTGTTGAATCAGAATAAACTCACTGCCATTAAACATGGAGAATTCAGGGGCTTACAGTCCCTCCAGAACTTGTCATTACATCACAATCAAATACATCAACTTGAAATGGGGTGTTTCATTGGATTGATGAATCTTACCGATATTCAGCTACAGGAGAATCGTATTAAAGaggatgaaataaacaaaggtAGTTTCAATGATCTGATAAATTTAAGAAGATTAGAGTTGAGGGACAATAACATTAGATATGGAAACAATTCAACTTTGCCTAATGCACCATTTTCTCAGCTGTCCCGTCTGGACACATTAGGTATTGCTTTACAGCATGGCAAGGGGAAGTCTTACTTGCCTCACAACTTCTTGCAAGGTCTCACAAATCTGCGGGTTTTCAATACGAGGAACATTCAACTTTTAACCTTGCACAAAGACACGTTTATTTACACACCTCAACTGCAAGAACTTGACATTAGCACAAATGAATTTAGGGATCTCTCTCCAGAGTTGTTTTCCCCAATTCCAAACCTTAAAAGTCTTTACATATCTAAAACAATTCTTGGGTCTCTGGAGTTTCTTGTAAATGCCAGCCTTTCCAAACTGGAGTTCTTGCAGGCGAGAAAGAATCAATATTCAGTTATCAGTGAGGAAATAATAAAGTCCGTACCAGCTCTTGTTTATGTGGATCTTCAGGGGAACAGTTTCAGGTGTGACTGCGATAATGCCTGGTTCCTCCAATGGatagaaaacaacaaccaaacacaAGTTTTTGATGCCTATAACTTTACCTGCAACTACCCTGTGCACCTTAAAGGCAAGGAACTGTTGGAACTTGACATCAGCTCCTGCTCAGTAGACATTGAATTCATCTACTTTATCTCCACCACATGTACTGTCCTACTGTTTATGGTGGTGTCCTTCACCTACCATTTCCTGAGGTGGCACCTGGCCTATGCCTACTACCTCTTCTTGGCTTTGCTCTTTGacacaaagcacaaaaacaagcaagctCCTAAACAGTATGACGCCTTCATCTCCTACAACACTCATGATGAGCCCTGGGTCGTCCAAGAGCTGCTGCCCAAACTGGAGGGAGACCAGGGCTGGAGATTGTGTCTGCACCATCGAGACTTTGAGCCAG GTAAACCCATCATAGACAACATCACAGATGCCATTTATGGAAGCAGGAAGACCATCTGTGTGATCAGTCGCAGATACCTTGAGAGTGAGTGGTGCTCCAGAGAGATCCAGGTGGCCAG CTTCCGTCTGTTCGACGAGCAGAAGGACGTGCTGATCATGGTCTTTCTGGAGGACATTCCCACCCATGAGCTGTCTCCTTACTACCGCATGAGGAAACTGCTGAAGAAGCGGACCTACCTGAGCTGGCCTCGAGCCGAAGAGCACACGGAGCTGTTCTGGGAGAAACTCCGCCAGGCTCTGAAGACCAGAGACGATCCGGGTGAGGACATCTTCCAGCTCACTGTGGTGGACGCACACTGGCAATAA